The Miscanthus floridulus cultivar M001 chromosome 6, ASM1932011v1, whole genome shotgun sequence genomic interval ATAGTGGGATACAATTTCTGGGTCCTTTGAGGATAGTGCTGTGCTGCTCGTCAGCGACAACGTGTGTGACAAGTGACATGACTACATGAGACACCTATTCTCCGTTGTCCTATTCTTCGGCAGAACTTCAGCGGTACCTTTTAGCAAATAAACTATGTTTTTTTTTCACGACAAATCAACATAAGCGTCGGTATATGTtaaatttcagcgaaatgaaCATGTCCTTCTATCAGTGGGTGATTTGAGCCTTAGAATCGTAATTCTTGCTAGAATCTAACTTCAATTCCATCTAATTGAATTGAAGGGATGTAATCAGATCGATGTTGTCCTCGTCGCTTGTGCTCCATCCGTCCTAAACCATGTCACTGTAGGATACGTGatagtcaaactttcttaggtTTGACTAGTTTTGTAGAAATAATAATGATACGGTGAGGGCGTTCGTCCGCCCGAACACGCTCTCCTAAGCCTATGGGACCAGCCCAGCCTGCACCTCCTCACAGtccattaaaaaataaaaaacggaCGCATTTATCTTCCTCCATGTCTCGTTGCGTAGTTTCTTCTCGTCTCCATAGCCACGATGCCCGCACCGACAGCTGAGTCGGCACTCCCCGCGGCCTTCCTTTGCATCTCATCCCCACTCCTCTCCATGCCGCTCCCCGGCGCCGCACTCTccgcctccaccgcgccctcctccatcCTCCATCTCCACCGCATCTGAGCGCCGATGtccgctagggatgaaaacgaaaATGATAATTTCCGATTTTTGGAAATCGTTTTCGAGTTTTTTTTTCGATTTGCAGGCCTAAAGAAAATGGTAGTggtaacaaaaaaacaaaaataataacGATAAAAATAACCAGAAACAAAAACGAAAACAATTTTGCCTTATTCCGACCATTTTCGAAGATTGCCGTAATTAGCCAGTAATTTACCGTCGGTATTTACCGATTTAAAGGACTTGAATCCTACAGACTATATAATGCATATACTTTAGGTCCAATTGTCCTACGTCTAAGCACCCCATCTGCACATACAGGCACACATAAGAcaaattatttttttttgaaaggaactatacagcaagtatttcatccgTATAAGAGCAAGAAGGCAATCAACCAATCACATACCGCCTCCGTGGCTCTAGCCAGTGACCATGAACACGAACGGACTCTGGGGTTTAGCTTGTTTGAGATCTGAGATAGTGTGAACCGTGGTTTTAGCTCGTGGTCTTGTTAATTGTGACTTTATTTATTATTGTTATGTGAAATAGGTTGAGTTATATGGCTCTTCTCATGTTCTACGGTTTGGCGTGTTTATCAATTTTGAGGATATCTTTCTCATGGATTCCGATCGTTATCGATGTATTTTCTGATCGACTACTATCGTTTTCGAAATTATTGGAATATCGGTGTCGTATTCGTTTCCGACAATATCGTATCGATTTTGGTTTCGAGAAAACAAtatatgaaaatgaaagtgatttgGCCTCCTATTTATCGTCTTCATCCCTAACGGCCGCCTTCCTCCGTCTCCACCGAGCTCACCGACCGCCTCACAAGAGGGGGGTCGTCGCTGGACGGGCCCAAGCCAGGCGTAGGCGCAGCTGGCCATTGCTAGGTCGTGTCACCATCCTCGGTCGTTGGCTGGCCAGAACCGACCGTTCCCCGCTATGCTCTGCGTCGTCCGGAAGAAGAATGGTGAAAACACGTGTttaaagtgtttcagatgttccatagatatgttgcaagtatttcgtaCGGATGTTGTAAAGCAGATcgtgatgtttcatatgttgcaatggttgtacacctatgttgcaagcttccatttttaatgtttcatctatttttcagaCGCATGGTGTAAGTGTGGTTATCTGAATATTGCATATATTTCCACACATATGtcacaagtgttttatctggatattgtgtatattgcaatggttttcaagtgtttttatgtgtttttgcaagtgttttgggCGCATGTGTTTTATCTGCCTTTAGACGTTTCAAACGCTGCatatggatgtttcaaaagtatatcggtgttgcacatattgcaatgggATCCACCTTCCACAGCCACCAGCTGCAGCTGCTGGGGCGTCGCCGAGCGAACGCAGACGACGGAGGGAGCGCAAGCGGCCCCGCACGCGGGCGATGTCCGGGTGGCGTGGGCGCGTGAAACGCGGGCGCGGTGGGGGCATGCTGCCGTGGGTACGGAGTGCGTGCACATGCAGGAAACGAAGTGAAGCCACGGGCGTCCGAACGCACGCGTCCGTCTGAACGTCCGGGCTTTAGCACTGCCGTTGCATAAAATATTAATAACATTTAAATCTCCAAGCAAGTCTatgataaaaatatattcaacggaGTGAGAATGACACTTGTTTGAGGACGAAGTGAGAATATATatttatctaataatactaattatgcattataaatattaatattttttatatgtttGGTTAGAGTTAAGAATGACACTTGTTTTGAGAGTTGTGCGTATGACTTGTACTCATCGATAATCGACCATACCCAGACTAAATTCTTGGCTTACTTGCGAGCTTCCTTAGGAAAACACATTTTTTGCGTGTTTATACCATCGTAGATACACCACTACAAAACGCTCACGACAAAACATCTAGGGCGTTTGCAGCTGCGTCAGTTCGGGGTCTCCTCACACGTTGGCGAAAAGCTTGTAAGTTTTGGCGTCCAAGGCAATCTGCCGCACCGCCGCGACGGACGCGATCACGGCGAGCCCCGAGAAGACGACGGCGATCGTCGTGTTGAGCCAGAACACGACCCCCTTCTTGGACGGCTTGAAGGTGACGTTGTAGAACAGTGCCGGCACGGCGAAGTCGAGCGGCAGGAAGCCGAAGGCGCCGATTAGCGAGTTCATGTCCCCGAAGAAGGGCAGCATGGCCGCGACGGTGGTGGCCAGCACGACGGCCACCGTGCGCGACACGAGCCGCGGCACCACGTTCCGCGCCGCGTACTGCCCCTGCTTGGCGTCCGAGAAGAGGCCCTCCAGGACCTCGTTGGTGGGCTGCAGGTACACCACGCCCACCGCCGAGAGCTGCAGCAGCGTGAAGAGCTGGGTGACGAGGAGGAGCCCCTTGGGGATCACGGCCGCGCCGTCCACCATGAAGTTGCTCAGCAGGATGCCCTGTGCCTGGTTGCCGACCGCCCAGTACCCCGAGATGGCCACGCTGAAGAAGGTCGTCACCACCACCGCGTAGCACAGGCACAGCCCCCGGAACATCTTCCCCGTCACCGGCGCCGCCACCGTTGCCTGAGGCGCACATGTTACATGGCAAAGTCGATGGTTACAGGAATATGTTACGACTGCGACCATCATTGTCCACAGCTAATGACTACTACTAGTAGATTATTTGATTCAGAGCTAGCTCCGGATGACCAGGGCACCTGTATCTCAGGGATGATGCCGTTGCCATACGTGGTGGCGATGATGGCGATGGCGTTGAAGACGCCGAACACACGGTTCTGGGCGTCACCTGAGATGGAGTAGTCCTTGGGCAGCGCCTTATCGGAGTTTCCTGTCATGTGCATCGTCGTACCGATCGATTACTACTGGTCACTGGATTTTCCCCCCTTTGAGCTGCTGAAGTGCTGGTCCAGGAGCTACTATCAGTACCTAGGTATATGGAGCCGGCGACGGCGCAGAAGCTGTAGGCGAGGCAGAGCAACAGGGAGATGAGGTTGACGTGCCGGAGCGAGTGGAAGGACGGCAGCTGCGCCAGGATCATCATGAAGACgccgaagatggccacgaacacgTACAGCTTGATCGTGCCGCCGGGGTTGGCCAGCAGGTAGATTGCCTGAAAGTGAAGTAGGAATACACATTCATGCCCAGGCACGTCAAAGAAAAAGAGTAGGAACGCAGGGGATGGATCATGCTCGATCCATCTCTCTGCCATAACTGGCAGTGGGTAGCATCGGTACCTTCAAGCTCTGTCCGGCTAGGAGAGTGCACCCGATGACTGCTCCGAAACACACCAGGAACTGGATCGGTCCAATGTAGTATTTTCCCCATCCAGGACCTTTAGCATAACAAAGTTTATCACATGTCAGTGAACGGGTTAGCCGAAAATCTTACATGTGTCATGTGTGATTTTTTTGGCAACTGATGATATTTTTTCCAACACGTATATTTGACACTGACTAGTCGTCCTATGTTAGCATCTGGTAGCGCGTGATGTCATATATAGGTGATTCCAGGTTTGAGAAACTTGCATGGCAGTGAATAGTGATGGGAAGTCTCGGTCAAGCCAGTGCTGGACTGCTGGTTTTCGTTGCAAATCTCCCACGACTTCAGATCCAGGCCCGTTCAGCTTACTCTATATCCGGcttgttcagcttcttttttcagccgaaacagtatatTTCTTTCACAatattttagccagaacagtgtttttcagccaatttagCTAAGATTCAGCGAGCGGGCCGAACTCTGAAGTGGTACGTTCCCTAGGACCCCGGACAAAACTGTCAGCGTTGGGCCTTGGCCTATTACTGTTTTCAGAGGAACTGCGCTGGGCCAGCGCACATAACGTGCCCTGTTTTGTGGAAACAGTCGAGCTTTCTCTGATGGCCACGTCCTGGCGTCTATCTACTGCTACTCTACTAGTACTCGTACCAATCGACATGAGCAATGAGCACTAGTAACTCGTAGATGGCCTTCTATTCTGGCTTGGCCGCATCGAGGTATAACGAGGTTCATCAATTATTGGAAGCCGCTGTGCCGACATGAGACTGCCGCCTCTACCTTGACCGATCTGCTGTCCTAGTCGTTAACCACGTGCTTTGAAGTTTCAAGTCTGAAACCCCCCCTAAAACAACGGCTAACAACGTGTGTGGCTGGACAGACTGGcatcacgggggggggggggggggctaagtTCAAAGCAGGACGATTGGTAAGAAACTGAATTAGAGATGCAGTAGGCGTATTAATGCTGCCAACAAAGTGCCTAGTATAAGAAAGTCTACTCTGCATGCATGATTGCAATGGGCTATGGGCAGCACAAAGGGGCAGATAAGCTCGTGATTCAGTGGATGCGCCAATTGGTGTTTTCAAAATGCTCAGTTGTGCAATTTTGCTACTCTTTGATACGTCCGTCCTTCCGTCGGATGCACCCTTATTAGCACAAATATCTACGCTAATTGGCATCTTGGACCCTTTAATTAATTCAGGCTGCCAATGGACGCGACGAGAATGATAGTGTATGGTTAGTCCAACGCAGTCGTCTCATCATACATTATTTGCCCCAGCTGCGGTTACCATTCAACGAAAAGCTCTCTTTGAGAGGTTTAGCTCTCTACTACAATGCCGCTGCGACTCGCGAGGAGTAGGAACCGGTAAAGCGAAAAGAACTTACTTTTGGCAGAGTTAACTGACCTAGTATGTCCGTGGCCATGTCCCTGAAGCGGAGCTGTCGGCGGCCCTGCGCCGCGTGGTGCTCCAGGACGAGGGAGATGAGGTTGTAGGAGTAGAAGGTGACGGCCGCGCCGATGACGAGGCAGATGATCCCCCGCCGTCCACCCCAGCGCCGCGAACGCGAACGGCAGGCTCAGCAGCGCCGGGGCCACGATCGACGTCGTCAGGTGGTACCCGCAGTGCAGCCACGAACCTGCATGCGGCATGTATAAGCTCAATATTTACCACCCCAAATAAACCTTCAAATTGAACATCATCCAAATTCAAAAGTCTTCATTGATGAAACAAGTACGCATAGAGAGTTTGGATGTGCTTCCCTCAAGTACGTGCATGTGTGCTATACTGCTATCCACGTGTATACACGTGCACCATATATAAACCATATAAATATACATCATCTTTGAACCGATACATTCGCCAAGTTTTCAGATGTGCACGTCACGGCTTATCAGGTCCCTTCAAGATTCAGAAAAGCAGAAGATACCGAAGCGGCGATGTGCCTCGTCCAGTGGTCAAAAGATGCGACTTTTGGAGTAAAGGGAAACTTGCTTCGTCAAGTCTCAACTGTATACCGTATCGTCGGCAAGCAACTCCAACCTGTACTATATCTGCACTTGATTCGTTCTTAATTTTCTTATGTGATGAAGTGCAGCGAACATGATTAAGCGGAGCCTGACCCATAACCAAGCACTTGGCCAACCTCCCGGCTTATTTCTGCACAATTGTTGCTCCTCGAGCGTGTATGCAACATGGGCGCATGATGCTTGTAAGTCAACGAGGTGATGATGGCCCGAACTGCACGGACCAAGTTTCCAAATAAAATAAGATCAAATGGCCGTCGGATCCGTCAAATAAAACCCACATATTTGACTAAATCAACTGAATTTTGTTAGAGATGTTTTACTTAAATGGATGAGCGCTGTTGTGTTAGTTGGTCCTGTTTCAACTGCAATGACAATAAATACAAATATGCGCTATTCCCTGGAGCATCAAATTTCGTCGACTCGTCGTGGTTTAGTAGTTGTGTGAGAGCATGGCTAATAATATATGTCGgccgtaagaattttataagcCTTCTCTCAGCTTACTTCATATAGGAGTTAGGTCTTCATTATTAATACATGCTCACATGTCCTCTCTACAAAGTTTATCGATTCTTGTATCTAAACTGACTGTAAACTTACGACCcgcttctcttctctcctctttctTTTACCTTAGCATTACAGCCTTGCAATTATACTTCTCTTATGGGGACAGATAGTATGGCACGCACATGTTGGAGACTGGAGCGTTCATCGCTGAGGCATCGGCGGCAGGGATCGGAGAGACACCGCAAGTACACCCTGTTTTGTCTCTTCTTTCTCGGTTGCAAAACACCATGAGGGGGATGGACAGAGCCAGGGAAGTGATAAAAGCAAGAGACGAGCCACTACCGTAAAGTGAAACTGTGAAAGGAAAACTTGGATGACCACGTGATTGGCAGGAGCATTGAAACATGCATTCACTCTCCGAGATCTTTTGATCAAGAGATGGTCTGTGGTCAGAGGAGGAACAGTGGCATCAGCTGGCCAGGTCATTCTCCAAGCACCATTCAATCAATGAAGTTTCCTatgcttctctctcttttttttaaaggAAAAATGTTGAGTCATCGTCTTCTCGATCTCTCGTCTGCCAACAGCACTTATTGATGATAGCTGGGGGTATGCAACCGTACCGTGAATTCACTACTGGCTGTGGCTAGTTCTTAGTAATTAGGACTGCAATCATCTCACTCTCCAGGTGAATCGAAGCAGAATCGCTAAGGTCGTGTTTACTGTTTAGAAATAACCACCAGTTATTCTGCTTGTTATTACTTGCAACAAggggagagagagaaacaaaAACCCAGCGGTCTCACCGTGAAGCTTGCTGATGCTCAAGAAACACAAAGATGCATGCATGGTTGCAGGTTGGTAAGCAGCACACATGCATGCGCTTGGCGTGCAGCACGGAAAATATGGCGAGAACGGAAGAAGCGCCGcggtaattaattaattaaatcacCTTTGGACTGGAGCACGAAGAGCGCGCCGGCGTCGAGCTTCTGGCCGACGGTGTCGTCGCCGGCCTCCATCTTCTTCGCCTCCTCATCCTCCCGGGTCGCAGCCACAGCTCCCATCCCCATGTCGTCGTCGCCCCTACCGCTGGAGCCTGGAACGAAGGGTGCCTAGCTAGCGTAGCTAGTTTTTTGCCGAGCTGCGAGCTGCACGTTGGAGCTGGGCTGGCTGAGACGACCCCCGGCTGCTGTGTGTGCTGTATCGTCAAGCTGGGTTTGCGCAATCGCAGTCGCAGAGCTCGCGAGAGCTAGGCGGCTAGCTATATGGGAACGGGAGCTGGGAGCTGGGGGCTGGGGGCTGGGGCTGGGGCGAACTGTATCGAGCGCGGACGAAAGGGGCAGGCAGCTCCGTGCCGCAATCTTTGTTTTGGGGGTGACTGGCTAAACGGCAGCGACGATAAAAAAATGGTGACAACAACTAATAGGACAATATGGCGATCGAACTGATGGCATCGACTGGAGTCTACGACAAACGgtgtccttttttttttttttgagtgaaCGAAAAACGGTGTTCATTTCGGTATAGTACAAAAACTAAGCCTACTGCACAACGTCTCTGCTCTGTTTGGTTCAAGTACTTTTCAGTTTAATGGACGCTTGCGTTGCTCGCATAACGTTGATGGACATGGACCAACCGAGACATATATGGCGCATCTTGTGGCTCCGGGCTCGGGGCTCCCCTGCTGTATTGCACCAGATCAAATCTCTGCTCTATCCATGGGTTGTAGTGTACACGTGTGCATGCCGGCTTGACCAACGACCACACTCCAGAATACTCCCTTTATCCTAATATATAAGACGTAACTACTTTCTATTCATGTTCCATAATATAAGACATGCTCTCACTAAACACGTGTACATTGATGCAGTAATActagtgttgagagagagaattaTATACGTTTCTGTGTCTTTGAAACAGAGGTACGCCTCGGCACGTTTGGATAGGGATGAGGATTGGCATAGGAATAGGAAGATATTGTATCCTAGCCATCCGTTCTTCGCGTCTCATTTAATCCTAGCCATTcatttattttcctttttctatCCCACACCCAATATCCCAATACCCAAATGGCCCATATATATTGGGATGGAGTAACTGGAGATACCGAGATAGCAATGCTCAATGCTACCTGAACATGATCAAATCTCTGCTCCACTCCTTACATTTTATTGTCtctatttttctctctttttcattTTCAATTCTGTACCTTTTGGCTTTTTTAATATGAGTCTGTTTGGCAACATGAGCTGACGAGGGACTTCACCAAAGAAACTTCAGGAGCCTAACGAGGCAGAAATGAAGTCTTCGGGCCTGTTTGGTGGAGCTCCGGCGGCTACAGCTCTGGCACGGTAGCAGCACTGTGGCGGAGCCGCCGAAGCACCAAATCACAGGCTCCTCCGGCTCCTCCACTCGTCCCGTTGATTTTTGGCTGAGCGAGAGCCGGGCAGCTCCGCAGCTCCGTGCTACAGGGGTAAACAGGGCTGCACAGTGCCCATGCAGATGGAGCTGGAGCCGGCCGGCGCCGTGCCAAACGGCCCTTACATCTCTGCAGTTTTAAAATGACTAGCTTCACTCGAGAGCCATTTCTCGCATAGTCGCACTAGTGTTTGGTAGACATTCTGTTAGAACCATAGAGGAGCCAGagctattttttatataaaaaaaactctGCTAAATAGGAGTGAAAACCAAAGAATGTAAAATCAGGAATCTCAATCCCTACTTCAGTCAGCCCATCTCTCTCTAATACGAATCCTACACCAAAAGCGAGTACCCGATAGGGCCACGTCACCCGCTAAACAGCTAGCCGTCGGATCTGGCCAAAGCACCTTCTGTAACGTCCCATCATGCATGCTGGTGCCCGTTAACGACCTCGTCGCCTCCTCTCGCTCTTTGTCGACTTTCCCCTCGGCCTCGCCTGCCTgcagccgcgccgcgccgccccccccccccccccccccccccccccccccggccatTTCGCCGCGGACGCCCATGCTCCCGAAGTTGGCGGGCAGGCTCCTTGTGCAGCCTGTGCCTGCGCTCGCATGGACAGGGCACCAGAGGCCCAGAAGGCCAGAAGCTGATGAAGGGCATCTCCATTGCCGCCCACAATCGACCTCAATACTGGCGTCAATAATTTCATGGACGATGCCCTCGACGTGTTCGATGAAATGGGCATAAGGTATgattttttttcccttttttatcTCCGCAAAAAAAACGTTGCTGATTTTGTACTATCCCCATCTCTATCAGTGCATATTGAGGAACAGAGTTCAGTCAGAGATTGACATGAGTTCAGTGATTTCGCACCAGCTCTCCTGTGAGCCGCTAGCAGCCATGCAGAGCCACCTAATGGGTTAGGAAATCCTCCTTGAATGTGCCATCGCCTTCTCTGAGTAGCCTGTGTATCACTATCAATGTTTTCAGTGCAACCTGTGACCAAGAAATGGGTTGCCATGTGCTCATGGTTGTCTTCCTCATCCTTAGTGAGGCTCTCTTCTGTAACTGTAAGCAGCCTTTAGCATTTCTTAATGGCTTAATCTACGTTTCCATTAACCGATAAGTAAAGAACTTAGCTATTAGTTAGATTTGAGAACTGAATGGCCCTTCACCAGTC includes:
- the LOC136459471 gene encoding LOW QUALITY PROTEIN: GABA transporter 1-like (The sequence of the model RefSeq protein was modified relative to this genomic sequence to represent the inferred CDS: deleted 1 base in 1 codon); translation: MGMGAVAATREDEEAKKMEAGDDTVGQKLDAGALFVLQSKGSWLHCGYHLTTSIVAPALLSLPFAFAALGWTAGIICLVIGAAVTFYSYNLISLVLEHHAAQGRRQLRFRDMATDILGPGWGKYYIGPIQFLVCFGAVIGCTLLAGQSLKAIYLLANPGGTIKLYVFVAIFGVFMMILAQLPSFHSLRHVNLISLLLCLAYSFCAVAGSIYLGNSDKALPKDYSISGDAQNRVFGVFNAIAIIATTYGNGIIPEIQATVAAPVTGKMFRGLCLCYAVVVTTFFSVAISGYWAVGNQAQGILLSNFMVDGAAVIPKGLLLVTQLFTLLQLSAVGVVYLQPTNEVLEGLFSDAKQGQYAARNVVPRLVSRTVAVVLATTVAAMLPFFGDMNSLIGAFGFLPLDFAVPALFYNVTFKPSKKGVVFWLNTTIAVVFSGLAVIASVAAVRQIALDAKTYKLFANV